A section of the Agrococcus sp. SGAir0287 genome encodes:
- a CDS encoding GntR family transcriptional regulator yields the protein MDDDVTERLQLDAGSSVPLWMQLFRAIEQAIVEGAFVPGDRLPTERELSASLGLSRTSVRTALDRLERSGIVSRRQGSGAYVEQLPTPWAWTMPAAASIFDPDDRQGASPLTSLVIRAGIEPLPPMVAAAFGGRASVGTVIERVRSVGRLPALHVLNYLPQHLHGVVPELRDPHASLYGTLRSVAGVRIARVHRTIEGALADKHVSRLLELEEGHPVVVVELVAYDTDEQVVDVSRATVRTDRLRITVDSGHIDLTGVATPHHVRLGATEGTPE from the coding sequence ATGGACGACGACGTCACGGAGCGGCTGCAGCTGGATGCGGGCAGCAGCGTCCCGCTCTGGATGCAGCTGTTCCGAGCGATCGAGCAGGCCATCGTCGAGGGCGCCTTCGTCCCTGGCGATCGCCTGCCGACGGAGCGGGAGCTCAGCGCGTCGCTCGGGCTGTCCCGCACCAGCGTGCGCACCGCGCTCGATCGGCTGGAGCGCTCCGGCATCGTCAGCCGCAGGCAGGGCAGCGGCGCCTACGTCGAGCAGCTGCCGACGCCGTGGGCCTGGACGATGCCCGCCGCCGCGAGCATCTTCGATCCCGACGACCGGCAGGGCGCGAGCCCGCTGACGTCGCTCGTGATCCGCGCGGGCATCGAGCCGCTGCCGCCCATGGTCGCTGCGGCCTTCGGCGGACGGGCGAGCGTCGGCACCGTCATCGAGCGCGTGCGCTCGGTCGGCAGGCTCCCCGCGCTGCACGTCCTCAACTACCTGCCGCAGCATCTGCACGGCGTCGTCCCCGAGCTGCGAGACCCCCACGCCTCCCTGTACGGCACCCTGCGCAGCGTCGCCGGCGTGCGCATCGCACGCGTCCACCGGACCATCGAGGGCGCGCTCGCCGACAAGCACGTCTCGCGGCTCCTCGAGCTCGAGGAGGGGCACCCCGTGGTCGTCGTCGAGCTCGTCGCGTACGACACCGACGAGCAGGTCGTCGACGTGTCACGCGCGACGGTGCGGACCGACCGCCTGCGCATCACGGTCGACAGCGGCCACATCGATCTCACCGGCGTCGCGACGCCGCACCACGTGCGCCTCGGCGCCACGGAAGGAACCCCCGAATGA
- a CDS encoding carbohydrate ABC transporter permease has product MAVLFALLPVASLVLTSLKGPADILALRVFPAELAWSNWSSAFERFPITTYLTNSFAVAGLATLVALVIAIPANYAIARLRAGGGSALGTIVSVYIAPPVVAVVPLFLLVRTLGLMDSILGLALVEALVIVPVVVWLLDGFFRAVPEEIDEAAALDGCGPVRTLVRIVLPLVMPGVVAVAIIGFVLVYNDFLIPVILTQSADSQTLPVGISLMQGGREVMFGQMAAASLTGMVPVYVLALLLQRWLVGGLTQGSVK; this is encoded by the coding sequence GTGGCCGTGCTGTTCGCCCTGCTGCCCGTCGCATCCCTCGTGCTCACCTCGCTGAAGGGCCCCGCCGACATCCTGGCGCTGCGCGTCTTCCCGGCGGAGCTCGCGTGGAGCAACTGGTCGTCGGCGTTCGAGCGCTTCCCGATCACGACGTACCTGACGAACTCGTTCGCGGTCGCCGGCCTCGCCACGCTCGTCGCGCTCGTGATCGCGATCCCGGCGAACTACGCGATCGCCCGTCTTCGCGCGGGCGGAGGCAGCGCGCTCGGCACCATCGTCTCCGTGTACATCGCACCGCCGGTCGTCGCGGTCGTGCCGCTGTTCCTGCTCGTGCGGACGCTCGGGCTCATGGACTCGATCCTCGGCCTCGCCCTCGTGGAGGCGCTCGTGATCGTGCCCGTCGTCGTCTGGCTGCTCGACGGCTTCTTCCGAGCCGTGCCCGAGGAGATCGACGAGGCGGCGGCGCTCGACGGCTGCGGACCCGTGCGCACGCTGGTGCGCATCGTGCTGCCGCTCGTGATGCCGGGCGTCGTGGCCGTGGCGATCATCGGCTTCGTGCTCGTCTACAACGACTTCCTGATCCCGGTCATCCTCACGCAGAGCGCGGACAGCCAGACGCTGCCCGTGGGCATCTCCCTCATGCAGGGCGGACGCGAGGTGATGTTCGGCCAGATGGCCGCGGCCTCCCTCACGGGCATGGTGCCGGTCTACGTGCTGGCGCTGCTGCTGCAGCGCTGGCTCGTCGGCGGGCTGACCCAGGGCTCGGTGAAGTAG
- the lsrF gene encoding 3-hydroxy-5-phosphonooxypentane-2,4-dione thiolase, whose product MADLDSTISGKQFRAETPAATFTHAIKGATALDWGMQHRLARILDPRTGRTVMLAFDHGYFQGPTSGLERIDLGIAPLAEHADALMCTRGALRTSIPAATRAGLVLRASGGPSVLKELSDEHTAMSIEDAVRIGADAMAVQVFVGGEHESRSIQNLTTLVDRGYDAGIPVLGVTAVGKELVRDARYLGLATRIIAELGAQLVKTYYCEEGFEDVVAGCPVPVIMAGGKKLPELEALTMASNAVRRGAAGVDMGRNIFQSANPAAMLRAVRAVVHDDVEPGEAHARFVEGAA is encoded by the coding sequence ATGGCTGATCTCGACAGCACCATCTCCGGCAAGCAGTTCCGAGCGGAGACGCCCGCCGCCACGTTCACGCACGCCATCAAGGGCGCGACCGCGCTCGACTGGGGCATGCAGCACCGCCTCGCCCGCATCCTCGACCCGCGCACGGGCCGCACCGTGATGCTGGCCTTCGACCACGGCTACTTCCAGGGACCGACGTCGGGCCTCGAGCGCATCGACCTCGGCATCGCACCGCTCGCCGAGCACGCCGACGCCCTCATGTGCACGCGCGGCGCCCTGCGCACGTCGATCCCGGCCGCCACCCGCGCCGGTCTGGTGCTGCGCGCCTCGGGTGGGCCGTCGGTGCTGAAGGAGCTCTCCGACGAGCACACGGCGATGTCGATCGAGGACGCCGTGCGCATCGGCGCCGACGCGATGGCCGTGCAGGTCTTCGTCGGCGGCGAGCACGAGTCGCGCTCGATCCAGAACCTCACGACGCTCGTCGACCGCGGCTACGACGCTGGCATCCCTGTGCTCGGCGTCACGGCGGTCGGCAAGGAGCTCGTGCGCGACGCCCGCTACCTCGGCCTCGCGACGCGCATCATCGCCGAGCTCGGCGCGCAGCTCGTCAAGACGTACTACTGCGAGGAGGGGTTCGAGGACGTCGTGGCCGGCTGCCCCGTGCCCGTCATCATGGCCGGCGGCAAGAAGCTGCCCGAGCTCGAGGCCCTCACGATGGCGTCGAACGCCGTGCGCCGCGGCGCCGCCGGCGTCGACATGGGCCGCAACATCTTCCAGAGCGCGAACCCCGCGGCGATGCTGCGGGCCGTGCGCGCCGTCGTCCACGACGACGTCGAGCCGGGCGAGGCGCACGCGCGCTTCGTCGAGGGCGCCGCGTGA
- a CDS encoding NINE protein yields MTTSAATPAGWHRDAHGVERWWDGQAWGAPRQAANEIMLHAPTAPIAQAPQQSPQPQFYAYAQPQVVIVAPLKEAGIAYVLAIFLGTLGIHRFYLGRVGSAIGMLALTLLSGPLMIAFGLGLVAWLGVAIWWVVDLFLIPGMVREENQRRIALQQAPRQF; encoded by the coding sequence ATGACGACTTCTGCTGCCACGCCGGCGGGCTGGCACCGCGACGCCCACGGCGTCGAGAGATGGTGGGATGGCCAGGCTTGGGGTGCTCCCCGGCAGGCCGCCAACGAGATCATGCTCCATGCGCCGACCGCTCCGATCGCGCAGGCGCCGCAGCAGTCGCCGCAGCCCCAGTTCTACGCGTACGCCCAGCCGCAGGTGGTGATCGTCGCGCCGCTCAAGGAGGCCGGCATCGCCTACGTCCTCGCGATCTTCCTCGGGACGCTCGGCATCCATCGCTTCTATCTCGGCCGCGTCGGCTCCGCGATCGGGATGCTTGCGCTCACGCTGCTGAGCGGGCCGCTCATGATCGCCTTCGGGCTCGGGCTTGTCGCCTGGCTCGGCGTCGCCATCTGGTGGGTCGTCGACCTGTTTCTGATCCCGGGCATGGTGCGCGAGGAGAACCAGCGCCGGATCGCGCTGCAGCAGGCGCCTCGGCAGTTCTAG
- a CDS encoding FGGY family carbohydrate kinase, whose product MTSPVFLAVDAGTGSARAIAFDASGAQVARGSREWSHRPLPGHPGGTTFDVDGGWAAIAGAIRDVVEQLQGRAVAAVAASSMREGFVLFDADDRPIFACPNTDGRARAQAGRLAADGRADRIYAVGGDWVSITAPARLLWLAEHEPETLAAARTLGMLSDWAGWCLTGVHATDPTCGSSTALFDLATRTWSAELVDAIDVDARILPEVRECGTPLGVVTPEASAATGLAIGTPVAVGGADTQLALHGLGADVRVPTLVSGTFWQTTLVTREPRIDPERRLRTLCHVDPGTWMTEGIGFLNGLAFRWLRDVAYSEVPAGEGFATMDADAASVPAGSGGLVAVLANVMQADAWHHAPPSFVGLDVSDAHGHGRAALVRAVEEAAAYVARGHLGILAELEPRIDLEQLLLTGGASSGVAWPRIIAEATGRAVSRSPVPDATSLGAARLAARSVGAEVAAAEPLAQRIVPEPDAIAAYDRHAETWFAATDAQVRAGRLAGIDPLFEPPGGGPYRAATAITPSLLKEGTHG is encoded by the coding sequence ATGACGAGTCCGGTCTTCCTCGCCGTCGACGCCGGCACGGGATCCGCGCGCGCCATCGCCTTCGACGCGTCGGGGGCGCAGGTCGCGCGCGGCAGCCGCGAATGGTCGCATCGGCCGTTGCCCGGGCACCCCGGCGGCACGACGTTCGACGTCGACGGCGGCTGGGCAGCGATCGCCGGCGCCATCCGCGACGTCGTCGAGCAGCTGCAGGGTCGCGCCGTCGCCGCCGTCGCGGCGTCGAGCATGCGCGAGGGATTCGTGCTCTTCGACGCCGACGACCGCCCGATCTTCGCCTGCCCCAACACCGACGGGCGGGCGCGGGCGCAAGCCGGTCGTCTCGCGGCCGACGGCCGCGCCGACCGCATCTACGCCGTCGGCGGCGACTGGGTGTCGATCACGGCGCCCGCCCGCCTGCTGTGGCTGGCCGAGCACGAGCCCGAGACTCTCGCCGCTGCGCGCACGCTCGGCATGCTCAGCGACTGGGCGGGATGGTGCCTCACGGGAGTCCACGCGACCGATCCCACGTGCGGCTCGTCGACCGCGCTCTTCGACCTCGCCACGCGGACGTGGTCGGCGGAGCTCGTCGACGCGATCGACGTGGATGCGCGCATCCTGCCGGAGGTCCGAGAGTGCGGCACGCCGCTCGGCGTCGTGACGCCGGAGGCGTCGGCGGCCACGGGCCTGGCGATCGGGACGCCCGTCGCGGTCGGCGGCGCCGACACGCAGCTCGCGCTCCACGGTCTCGGCGCCGACGTGCGCGTGCCGACCCTCGTGAGCGGCACGTTCTGGCAGACGACGCTCGTGACGCGCGAGCCGCGCATCGATCCCGAGCGCCGCCTGCGCACCCTGTGCCACGTCGATCCCGGCACGTGGATGACGGAGGGCATCGGCTTCCTCAATGGGCTCGCGTTCCGGTGGCTGCGCGACGTCGCGTACTCGGAGGTGCCCGCCGGCGAGGGCTTCGCCACGATGGATGCCGACGCCGCATCGGTCCCCGCCGGCTCCGGCGGCCTCGTCGCCGTGCTCGCGAACGTCATGCAGGCGGATGCGTGGCATCACGCGCCGCCGTCGTTCGTCGGGCTCGACGTCTCCGACGCGCACGGCCATGGCCGAGCAGCGCTCGTGCGCGCCGTCGAGGAGGCGGCCGCCTACGTCGCTCGCGGGCACCTCGGCATCCTCGCCGAGCTCGAGCCGCGCATCGACCTCGAGCAGCTGCTGCTGACGGGTGGCGCGAGCTCGGGCGTCGCGTGGCCCCGCATCATCGCCGAGGCGACGGGCCGCGCGGTCTCCCGGTCGCCCGTCCCCGACGCGACGTCGCTCGGTGCCGCTCGGCTCGCCGCGCGATCCGTCGGTGCCGAGGTCGCAGCCGCCGAGCCGCTGGCCCAGCGCATCGTGCCCGAGCCGGACGCGATCGCCGCCTACGACCGGCACGCCGAGACCTGGTTCGCCGCCACCGACGCGCAGGTGAGGGCCGGCCGCCTGGCGGGCATCGACCCCCTCTTCGAACCTCCCGGTGGCGGCCCGTACCGCGCCGCCACCGCGATCACCCCCTCGCTCCTGAAGGAAGGCACCCATGGCTGA
- a CDS encoding NAD-dependent epimerase/dehydratase family protein has product MKILVTGASGRVGRATVAHLREHGHDVLGIDQAPSPDGPDGGPIVDLTDFGQVVEAMSGVDDRLGGFDAVVHLGAVPAPGRKPNAAIFANNAVSGYNVLAAARMLGIAKVVWASSETVLGLPFETPPPYLPVDEEYTVRPETTYSLGKAVEEEMARHFARWQPGASIIGLRFSNVLTDDDYARFDSWQDDPAARAWNLWGYIDHRDAAQAVRLAVEADGRRGAEVFIVAADDTVMRRPSVELLTGALADLERRAPIEGRVTLLSNAKAKRALGFRPAYSWVDRV; this is encoded by the coding sequence ATGAAGATCCTCGTCACCGGAGCATCCGGCCGCGTCGGCCGCGCCACGGTCGCGCACCTGCGCGAGCATGGGCACGACGTGCTCGGCATCGACCAGGCGCCCTCGCCCGACGGACCCGACGGCGGGCCGATCGTCGACCTGACGGACTTCGGCCAGGTCGTCGAGGCGATGAGCGGCGTCGACGACCGGCTCGGCGGCTTCGACGCGGTCGTGCACCTCGGCGCCGTGCCCGCGCCGGGGCGCAAGCCCAACGCCGCGATCTTCGCCAACAACGCCGTCTCCGGCTACAACGTCCTCGCGGCCGCGCGCATGCTCGGCATCGCCAAGGTCGTGTGGGCCTCGAGCGAGACCGTGCTCGGCCTGCCGTTCGAGACCCCGCCGCCGTACCTGCCGGTCGACGAGGAGTACACGGTGCGCCCGGAGACGACGTACTCGCTCGGCAAGGCCGTCGAGGAGGAGATGGCGCGGCACTTCGCGCGCTGGCAGCCGGGCGCATCCATCATCGGCCTGCGCTTCTCGAACGTGCTCACCGACGACGACTACGCCCGCTTCGACTCGTGGCAGGACGACCCCGCCGCCCGCGCCTGGAACCTCTGGGGCTACATCGACCATCGCGACGCGGCGCAGGCGGTGCGGCTCGCCGTCGAGGCGGATGGGCGACGCGGCGCCGAGGTCTTCATCGTCGCCGCCGACGACACCGTCATGCGCCGCCCGAGCGTCGAGCTGCTGACCGGCGCGCTCGCCGACCTCGAGCGCCGCGCCCCCATCGAGGGCCGCGTCACGCTGCTGAGCAACGCCAAGGCGAAGCGAGCGCTGGGCTTCCGGCCCGCGTACTCGTGGGTGGACCGCGTCTGA
- a CDS encoding ABC transporter substrate-binding protein, protein MTMQRRRWTGRALAASLAVATIATASGCSNGGGGGGEGDGTLNVLIAAPQAGAGEILETQFEEQTGAEVEVTVVPYDQIQTTAILDVQSGSGTYDAIVYWYTGVGALAEAGALMDLTDWIESDDDIDADDFLPTIYDAYSLYDGQRYGLPVDGDTHVLFYNTDILERNGVQPPTTWDEYLTAAQTITENESGNGVYGSALLGDSAAFNIGSTFFNRLATISPDPIDSQRPDLSSEYALQAAQAMLDASEYALPSPLEIGFEEALPQFLAGNVGMMEFWTDLGVFAQDPEQSSIVDGWGVVPLPVGPEGRISGAMNAGWAIGISPATDDLELAQDFVAFATSSAMNVELSSTTGSGVDPTRTSTLTDATYTDFAPAVSEVAAQVLPEAQPWPTGPNAPDMISTLSDNLALMLQGNLTPEQALSQTSEAWDQLEG, encoded by the coding sequence ATGACCATGCAACGACGCAGGTGGACGGGGCGGGCGCTCGCAGCATCGCTCGCCGTCGCGACGATCGCCACCGCATCCGGATGCTCGAACGGCGGAGGAGGAGGCGGCGAGGGCGACGGGACGCTCAACGTGCTCATCGCCGCACCGCAGGCCGGCGCCGGCGAGATCCTCGAGACGCAGTTCGAGGAGCAGACGGGCGCCGAGGTCGAGGTGACGGTCGTGCCCTACGACCAGATCCAGACGACCGCGATCCTCGACGTGCAGTCGGGCTCGGGCACGTATGACGCGATCGTGTACTGGTACACGGGCGTCGGTGCGCTCGCCGAGGCGGGTGCGCTCATGGACCTCACCGACTGGATCGAGAGCGACGACGACATCGACGCCGACGACTTCCTGCCGACGATCTACGACGCGTACTCGCTCTACGACGGCCAGCGCTACGGCCTGCCCGTCGACGGCGACACGCACGTGCTCTTCTACAACACCGACATCCTCGAGCGGAACGGCGTCCAGCCGCCCACGACGTGGGACGAGTACCTGACGGCCGCGCAGACGATCACCGAGAACGAGAGCGGCAACGGCGTGTACGGCTCCGCGCTGCTCGGCGACTCGGCGGCGTTCAACATCGGCTCGACGTTCTTCAACCGCCTCGCGACGATCTCGCCCGACCCCATCGACTCGCAGCGGCCGGACCTGTCGAGCGAGTACGCGCTGCAGGCGGCGCAGGCGATGCTCGACGCATCCGAGTACGCCCTCCCGAGCCCGCTCGAGATCGGCTTCGAGGAGGCGCTGCCGCAGTTCCTCGCCGGCAACGTCGGGATGATGGAGTTCTGGACCGACCTGGGCGTCTTCGCGCAGGATCCCGAGCAGTCGTCGATCGTCGACGGCTGGGGGGTCGTGCCGCTGCCCGTCGGCCCCGAGGGTCGCATCTCCGGCGCCATGAACGCCGGCTGGGCCATCGGCATCAGCCCCGCCACCGACGACCTCGAGCTCGCGCAGGACTTCGTCGCCTTCGCGACCTCGTCGGCGATGAACGTCGAGCTGTCGTCGACGACCGGCTCCGGCGTCGACCCCACCCGCACCTCCACGCTCACCGACGCCACGTACACGGACTTCGCCCCGGCGGTCTCCGAGGTCGCGGCGCAGGTGCTGCCCGAGGCGCAGCCGTGGCCGACCGGCCCGAACGCGCCGGACATGATCTCGACGCTCAGCGACAACCTCGCCCTCATGCTGCAGGGCAACCTGACGCCCGAGCAGGCGCTGTCGCAGACGTCCGAGGCCTGGGACCAGCTGGAGGGCTGA
- a CDS encoding NAD(P)-dependent oxidoreductase, with amino-acid sequence MSIRILVIGDSYMDGRWFAEALAALGDDVTVDVHQIAVADPTWPTDRIREFEGDPAQVAALLDDHEVLVIHGAPVTREVLEAAPSLRLIGCARGGPVNVDIEAAAERGVAVTTSPGKNAEAVAELTIGCVITLLRNVPASAHDLAHDAATGGPGVVSTFDGARWFGRELASTTLGLVGYGNVARRVAARATALGMRVVAFDPFAPAGAFEHAERVDELADLLPQADVLSVHARATNDNRHLIGAAELAALPVGASLVNSARESLVDEEALLAALESGALSGAALDVFEHDGAWRALAMHPSVLVLPHIGGATVETLRRGAEMIAAEVDRLVRDEPLEWAR; translated from the coding sequence ATGAGCATCAGGATCCTCGTCATCGGCGACAGCTACATGGACGGCCGCTGGTTCGCCGAGGCGCTCGCGGCGCTCGGCGACGACGTCACCGTCGACGTGCACCAGATCGCGGTGGCCGACCCGACCTGGCCGACGGACCGGATCCGGGAGTTCGAGGGCGACCCGGCGCAGGTCGCGGCGCTGCTCGACGACCACGAGGTGCTCGTGATCCACGGCGCGCCCGTCACGCGCGAGGTCCTGGAGGCCGCCCCGTCGCTGCGCCTCATCGGATGCGCGCGCGGCGGCCCGGTCAACGTCGACATCGAGGCCGCTGCCGAGCGCGGCGTCGCCGTGACCACGTCGCCCGGCAAGAACGCAGAGGCCGTCGCCGAGCTCACGATCGGCTGCGTCATCACCCTCCTGCGCAACGTCCCCGCGTCCGCGCACGACCTCGCGCACGACGCCGCGACCGGCGGCCCGGGCGTCGTGTCGACCTTCGACGGCGCGCGCTGGTTCGGTCGCGAGCTCGCCTCGACGACGCTCGGCCTCGTCGGCTACGGCAACGTCGCGCGCCGGGTCGCTGCCCGCGCGACCGCCCTCGGGATGCGGGTGGTCGCGTTCGACCCCTTCGCGCCGGCCGGTGCCTTCGAGCACGCCGAGCGCGTCGACGAGCTCGCCGACCTACTGCCGCAGGCTGACGTCCTGAGCGTCCACGCGCGTGCGACGAACGACAACCGTCACCTCATCGGCGCCGCCGAGCTCGCCGCGCTGCCGGTGGGCGCATCGCTCGTGAACTCGGCGCGCGAGTCGCTGGTCGACGAGGAGGCGCTGCTCGCGGCGCTCGAGTCGGGTGCGCTCTCCGGTGCGGCCCTCGACGTGTTCGAGCACGACGGCGCATGGCGGGCCCTCGCGATGCATCCCTCGGTCCTCGTGCTGCCGCACATCGGCGGTGCGACCGTCGAGACGCTGCGCCGCGGCGCCGAGATGATCGCCGCCGAGGTCGACCGGCTCGTGCGCGACGAGCCGCTGGAGTGGGCGCGATGA
- a CDS encoding cupin domain-containing protein — protein MSAEAGASAATAAPTVHRVLDADLRFGDWGPGYLVQEEDAAFGTLVLRPGDAFANHLHEHHTESFLVLEGEVEVWLDRTHQVRLTRLELLQARPGVEHLVRNAGDASARLLFIKTPAVDGDKVDRPWTPSAA, from the coding sequence GTGAGCGCCGAGGCGGGTGCGAGCGCCGCGACCGCGGCGCCGACCGTGCATCGCGTGCTCGACGCGGACCTCCGCTTCGGCGACTGGGGCCCGGGCTACCTCGTGCAGGAGGAGGATGCCGCCTTCGGCACCCTCGTCCTGCGCCCGGGCGACGCCTTCGCCAACCACCTCCACGAGCACCACACGGAGTCGTTCCTCGTGCTCGAGGGCGAGGTGGAGGTCTGGCTCGACCGCACCCACCAGGTGCGACTGACGCGCCTCGAGCTGCTGCAGGCCCGACCGGGCGTGGAGCATCTCGTGCGCAACGCGGGCGACGCATCCGCGCGCCTGCTCTTCATCAAGACTCCGGCGGTCGACGGCGACAAGGTCGACCGCCCGTGGACGCCGAGCGCAGCGTAG
- a CDS encoding ZIP family metal transporter, with protein sequence MAVLLESAVWGAIAASSLLLGAILTAIRPWPRMLVGLVLAFGAGALIASIAFELAEEGLSTGGAVPVAIGLAIGAATFFLADRGVERLGARDGKSGAGLPLAIGALLDGIPEQAVLGIGIATGEGVSAALLIAIFVSNLPESLGSSADMLRAKSPRRHVLLLWAGVSVACMVATVVGTLVADAASDELRAGIEGFAAGALLVMLIDAMAPEAREKAKGWAGLATVLGFALAAGLSLLSGE encoded by the coding sequence GTGGCGGTGCTGCTCGAGAGCGCGGTCTGGGGAGCGATCGCCGCGTCGTCGCTCCTGCTCGGCGCCATCCTCACCGCGATCCGGCCGTGGCCGCGGATGCTCGTCGGACTCGTGCTCGCGTTCGGCGCAGGTGCGCTCATCGCGAGCATCGCGTTCGAGCTCGCCGAGGAGGGGCTGTCGACCGGCGGCGCCGTGCCCGTCGCGATCGGGCTCGCCATCGGCGCCGCCACCTTCTTCCTCGCCGACCGCGGGGTCGAGCGGCTCGGCGCGCGCGACGGGAAGAGCGGAGCAGGGCTGCCGCTCGCGATCGGTGCGCTGCTCGACGGCATCCCCGAGCAGGCGGTGCTCGGCATCGGCATCGCCACCGGCGAGGGCGTGAGCGCCGCACTGCTCATCGCCATCTTCGTCTCGAACCTGCCCGAGTCGCTCGGCTCCTCCGCCGACATGCTGCGCGCCAAGTCCCCACGCCGGCATGTGCTGCTGCTCTGGGCCGGTGTCTCGGTCGCGTGCATGGTCGCGACGGTCGTGGGCACCCTGGTCGCCGACGCCGCATCCGACGAGCTGCGCGCCGGCATCGAGGGCTTCGCCGCCGGCGCGCTGCTCGTCATGCTCATCGACGCGATGGCGCCTGAGGCGCGCGAGAAGGCGAAGGGATGGGCCGGCCTCGCGACCGTGCTCGGCTTCGCGCTCGCGGCCGGGCTGTCGCTGCTGTCGGGGGAGTGA
- a CDS encoding carbohydrate ABC transporter permease: MTALTQRRAMRRPARGRWTGRILLLPALLAVAVIGIYPLVYTLAVSLSRSSLGVPFQSFVGTDNLTSVLTRGDTIPSMVRSLGFAIPSALLAVVAGLAVALALHHARGRGRIVRAILLLPLMTPPVMAGVIGKLMLAPTGGTVNNILRATGLATEPVSFLGTTPSAMLSLVVTDAWQWTPLCMLLIYAALQTLPAEVYEAAQVDGASPLRTFRSVTLPLLLPSLVTVLLLKLIISFKVFDLVFIMTSGGPGLDTSVASYTIYRSMLEEFDLGQAGAQTIIFLIVVTLFVLPISRIRQRLQGGTA; this comes from the coding sequence ATGACGGCACTCACCCAGCGACGAGCGATGCGTCGCCCGGCCCGCGGCCGGTGGACGGGGCGCATCCTGCTCCTGCCCGCCCTGCTCGCGGTCGCGGTCATCGGCATCTACCCGCTCGTCTACACGCTCGCGGTCTCGTTGTCGCGCTCGTCGCTGGGTGTGCCGTTCCAGTCGTTCGTGGGCACCGACAACCTCACGTCGGTGCTCACGCGCGGCGACACCATCCCCTCGATGGTCCGCTCGCTCGGCTTCGCGATCCCGTCGGCGCTGCTCGCGGTGGTCGCGGGGCTCGCGGTCGCCCTCGCGCTGCACCACGCTCGCGGACGCGGGCGCATCGTGCGGGCCATCCTGCTGCTGCCGCTCATGACGCCGCCGGTCATGGCCGGCGTGATCGGCAAGCTCATGCTCGCCCCCACCGGCGGCACCGTGAACAACATCCTGCGCGCGACGGGGCTCGCGACCGAGCCGGTGTCGTTCCTCGGCACGACGCCGTCGGCGATGCTGTCTCTCGTCGTCACCGACGCGTGGCAGTGGACGCCACTGTGCATGCTGCTCATCTACGCCGCGCTGCAGACGCTGCCGGCCGAGGTCTACGAGGCGGCGCAGGTCGACGGTGCATCGCCGCTGCGCACCTTCCGCTCGGTGACGCTGCCGCTGCTGCTGCCGAGCCTCGTGACGGTGCTGCTGCTCAAGCTCATCATCTCGTTCAAGGTCTTCGACCTCGTGTTCATCATGACGAGCGGCGGCCCCGGCCTCGACACCTCGGTCGCGAGCTACACGATCTACCGCTCGATGCTCGAGGAGTTCGATCTCGGGCAGGCGGGCGCCCAGACGATCATCTTCCTCATCGTCGTGACGCTCTTCGTGCTGCCGATCAGCCGCATCCGGCAGCGCCTGCAAGGAGGCACCGCATGA